The DNA sequence GTGCTTCAGCTCGGAGATCTCCGCCCATACCCCTTCCGAGACGGGAATCCTCTTGGTTGCAGTCATGATAGTATTGTAAGTGCTTACCATATTTACAATGTCGCACGCGAGTGAGCCGATGGAAAAATGAGTGAGTTCTGACGGTTCGGGAGACGTCTGCCCGCTATCAGGAGCGAAGAGCCTCAGGTATGCCTGTTATGCAGATTGGGGCGTTACCATTGCGGATATGGGCACGGTGGACCTGAACTTCCGGCGCTCACGGCGCAGAACGTCATCTGGATTCTGGAAAAGAAGGTGCCGGTGATCGAGGGGGCTCACCCTCTACCGACCGCTACGTAGATAGCTGAAGACCGTGACGGCGGAATAGGGAATCCATCCTCCTTGAGACCCTCGATGTGGAGTTCGATCGCCTCGTGCATCCGCTCTTCCACTTCCTCACGGGTCGCTCCGGTCGCCACGCACCCCGGAAGGTCCGGGGAGTACGCCGAGTAGTTGCCGTCGGTCTGCTCGACGATGACAAGAAATCGATACATTATTCATTCCTCCCTTTCAGCCCTGCCTGTTTGAGAGCGCTGTTCAGCGTTCCAGGAGCAAGATCGTCTGCCGGATGCCCGGCGAGGGTAATCCTACCAGACTTTGACGGATGCTTATACTGCCGGTGGCTGCCCCTGGTTGCCCCGTGTAAAAATACTGTATGAGGATGCTCATGTTTCTTGCGTTCTGTTCCGACCTCCCACCCCTGAAAGCCGAAGAAACCCACATCCGGTTCCTCAAGGCTCAACGTCGGAGGGCTGCTCCCGGTATCGTCCTTGCCGGTGAGCCCGCGAGCAGGAAGAACCGGCTTTCTGGAGAGAAAAGGCGTGAAACGATCCGCGAAGAGAGATGTTGTTATCGTACCAGGGCTTGCACTGTGGTCGCCTGCGGGTGGCCGAACAATTCCGGATTAATGATCACCCCGGCTCCGGCCCCCGATTGGAAATCCCGTGGCAGTCCCCCGGTTTCACATCCTCGCGATAAAGCAACGCATATATGGAGCCTGTCGTTCCGTTCAGGGCCATTGGCTCACCCTTTTAACCTCCGGTTCCCGAGGATGATGCATGCGCCGGGAACCATCCCGGTGAGTGAGGTACAGAACCATGCAGCAGAGAACAGACGATAGAGAGACCGAACAGAAAACCAGCGGCGGCAGCCCGGACCAGAAGTGTGACCGCACCGTCGGCCAGGCCGCCACTGGTACATCTTCACCGGAAGAGATAAGCGTGCCCCCGGTGCCGCTTTTCCTCGTCCCGCGAGCGGTGGCGGACGAGATCCGGCGGCACGGCCGGGCGGTGCGGGAGATCAACGTCCGCCGGACCCGGAACCACCAGTACGCGATCAGCGTCGAGCGGGGGCGGGGATGACCCGGGAGTCGAAGCCTTCGGCTTCTTCCGCTCCGCTCCTGATGGAGCATCGCAACCCGAAAACCTTCGGTTTTCTCCCGCTCCGGTCCGATAGAACCATCGCGCAGGGGACCCTCGCCTGTACGGCGGCCGGCGGGCTCATCGTCGATGTGGAGGGAGAACGC is a window from the Methanoculleus oceani genome containing:
- a CDS encoding type II toxin-antitoxin system HicB family antitoxin, which translates into the protein MYRFLVIVEQTDGNYSAYSPDLPGCVATGATREEVEERMHEAIELHIEGLKEDGFPIPPSRSSAIYVAVGRG
- a CDS encoding type II toxin-antitoxin system HicA family toxin; the protein is MGFFGFQGWEVGTERKKHEHPHTVFLHGATRGSHRQYKHPSKSGRITLAGHPADDLAPGTLNSALKQAGLKGRNE